Proteins from a genomic interval of Nasonia vitripennis strain AsymCx chromosome 3, Nvit_psr_1.1, whole genome shotgun sequence:
- the LOC100122612 gene encoding sushi, von Willebrand factor type A, EGF and pentraxin domain-containing protein 1 isoform X1, with amino-acid sequence MLIRKSAAVWLAVLLCHLRLTESQVPATSVFTCPNGWELKGIHCYKFFNIRHSWEKAAELCRRYGSELMVIESYGENNVSASMVGRHLDRYWLGLASLDDLRTNTLESAAGMLVSQYAGFWAPRQPNPRSGECVDVKVTDDQHQSWELTTCESLLPFMCRANACPAGSFHCSNGKCINSAFKCDKQDDCGDFSDEMDCPQNCQFYGASSGDVVESPNYPHKYMPLSNCKWTLEGPQGHNILLQFQEFETEKSFDIVQILVGGRTEEKSVNLATLSGKQELSNKLFVSASNFMIIKFSTDGSVERKGFRASWKTEPQTCGGMLRATPQGQVLTSPGYPQNYPGGLECLYIIQAQPGRILSLEIEDLDLETNRDYILIRDGESPMSRPIARLTGDSDDNPKVIMSTGSNLYLYFKTSLGDSKRGFSIRYTQGCKATIVARNGTVQSPSYGLNDYPNNQECLYRVKNPKGGPLSLKFDNFNVHKTDYVQVYDGSNMNGLRLHSGNGFTSNTRPKITLTAESGEMLIRFVSDALHSSTGWQASFSADCPPLQPGEGAMASSRDTAFGTVVTFSCPLGQEFATGKAKITTECLPSGNWSITYIPKCQEVYCGPVPQIDNGFSIGSSNVTYRGVATYQCYAGFAFPTGRPTEKISCLADGMWEKKPACLASQCPPLPEAPHANLTILNGGGRSYGTIVRFECEPGYVRSGHPVILCMSNGTWSDDVPVCSRAKCPIIPTIKNGFVVDSSKDYYFGDDARVQCNRGYKLSGSNIISCGTAQRFENVPTCEDINECASSQCDLASTECINTPGAFTCKCKPGFSSTMECRPIGDLGLINGGIPDESITVSSSENGYTKSGIRLNNGDGWCGNSVEPGANWVTIDMKAPTIIRGFRTQVVARADGNIAFTTAVRIQYTDNLTDIFKDYTNPDGTPVEFRILEATLSVLNLPVPIETRFIRFRVQDYVSAPCMKLEIMGCTRLECTDINECAMGNGGCHQKCINNPGSFTCSCNTGFELYKGNGTAGFAIEKSETGERDGDLYQRNKTCVPVMCPALPAPENGKILATKAQYHFGDLVRFQCDFGYVLAGSSAVLCTSTGSWNGTTPECQYAKCVSLPDDKNEGLSVIRTDETSVLVPFKQNVTLKCNNNGRSLRNTATSSFRQCVYDPKPGYPDYWLSGTTPACPRADCGKPLPTPGAEYGQYMDTKYQSSFFFGCQDTFKLAGQTNRHDNVVRCQANGVWDFGNLRCEGPVCEDPGRPADGYQVARSYEQSSEVQFGCSRPGYILINPRPIVCVREPECKVVKPLGLASGKIPDSAINATSERPNYEAKNIRLNSVTGWCGKQEAFTYVSVDMGRVYRIKAILVKGVVTNDIVGRPTEIRFFYKQAESENYVVYFPNFNLTMRDPGNYGELAMITLPKYVQARFVILGIVSYMDNACLKFELMGCDEPVAEPLLGYDYGFSPCVDNEPPVFQNCPQQPIMVQKGPDGGLLPVNFTEPTAIDNSGSIARLEVKPQSFKTPIRVFEDTVVKYIAYDYDGNVAICEINITVPDVTPPKLSCPQSYVIELVDRQDSYNVNFNETRRRINTTDASGPVKITFVPERAVIPIGGFENVTVYATDSSGNRAYCHFQVSVQATPCVDWELKPPANGGLKCLPNDKGLQCIATCKAGYRFTDGAPVKTFSCDVQRHWAPASVVPDCVSENTQQADYHVIASVTYRANGAVSRPCLPQYQDLMSQYYMNLNTILTQRCSAVNVHMNVSFVRSLPTLLEENVLKMDFVLSIIPAIKQPQLYDLCGSTLNLIFDLSVPYASAVIEPLLNVSAIGNQCPPLRALKSSISRGFTCSIGEVLNMDTNDVPRCLHCPAGTFAGEKQKQCTSCPKGFYQNSDRQGSCLRCPFGTYTKEEGSKSIDDCIPVCGYGTYSPTGLVPCLECPRNSYSGEPPIGGFKDCQTCPAGTFTYQPAAPGKDRCQAKCSPGMYSDTGLAPCAQCPKDFFQPQHGATTCNECPTNMYTDKPGAVGREECKPVQCTDNICQHGGLCVPMGHGVQCFCPAGFSGKRCEIDIDECSSQPCYNGATCIDLPQGYRCQCANGYSGINCQEEKSDCKNDTCPERAMCKDEPGFNNYTCLCRSGYTGVDCDITINPCTSNGNPCNNGASCVPLQQGRYKCECLPGWEGQSCEINTDDCAERPCLLGANCTDLVDDFTCDCPPGFTGKRCHEKIDLCSGNPCLNGICVDKLFNHECICHPGWTGPACEININECAGKPCRNNGQCTDQIDDYTCTCEPGYTGKQCQHTIDDCASNPCVNGGTCIDQLEGFTCKCRPGFVGLQCEAEIDECLSDPCSPVGTERCVDLDNQFVCQCREGFTGATCETNIDDCMSDPCLNGATCRDEIGGFKCMCREGWTGIKCETDVGTCQNKPCQNDAACVDLFQDFFCVCPSGTDGKRCETAPERCIGNPCMHNGRCQDFGSGLNCTCPDDYTGIGCQYEYDACQAGACKNGATCIDNGAGFTCICPHGYTGKTCEEDIVDCKENSCPPSATCIDLTGKFFCQCPFNLTGDDCRKSIQVDYDLYFSDPTRSSAMQVIPFFTGAKKSLTIAMWVQFTQRDEAGIFFTLYAVSSPHVPTNRRPMMQAHSNGVQVSIFHDLQDVYLPFREYATINDGQWHHIAVIWNGENGGELTLITEGLIASKTEGYGSGRTLPSYAWAVLGKPRSEVGKGYTESGFQGHLTKVQIWERALHVTNEIQKQVRDCRTEPVLYQGLVLTWAGYDETVGGVERIAPSHCGQRVCPPGYGGSKCQQLESDKIPPKIEHCPGDLWVIAKNGSSIVTWDEPKFSDNVGVVRVQEKSGHRSGQTLLWGSYDISYVAYDQAGNSASCNFKVYVLHDFCPELPDPIGGMQQCKDWGAGGQFKVCEISCNAGLRFAQEVPKFYTCGAEGFWRPTNNPGLPLVYPACTSASPAQRVFKIRMNFPTSVLCNEAGQEVLKQKVRHAVNSLNRDWNFCSNSFEGTRECRDLNINVQCDHRARTARQASTEDDAGTYTISVDVLAEPTRQARQGSDTYEVEISFPAINDPILNSNSNERATVQNLLEKLILEEDQFDVHDILPNTVPDPASLVLESDYACPVGQVVMAPDCVPCAIGSYYDTTTKKCESCPVATYQSESGQLKCSSCPVIAGRPSVTIGPGARSAADCKERCPAGKYYDDAAGLCRSCGHGFYQPEEGSFSCLLCGLGKTTRTAEAVSREECRDECGSGQQLAVEGKCEPCPRGTYRTQGVQAACQACPLGRTTPNLGSAAVEECSLPVCEPGSHLNGTLNECVECKKGTYQPEAQQTSCIPCPPNTSTKGPSATSKAECTNPCEVNGEEMHCDANAYCLLIPETSDFKCECKPGYNGTGHECVDVCLGYCDNEGVCLKDSRGQPSCRCSGSFTGKHCTEKSAFFYITGGIASGVVLIIIVVLLVWMICARASKKKEPKKMLTPATDQNGSQVNFYYGAPTPYAESIAPSHHSTYAHYYDDEEDGWEMPNFYNETYMKESLHNGGKMNSLARSNASIYGTKDDLYDRLKRHAYPGKKDKSDSDSEGQ; translated from the exons GTCCCAGCCACGAGCGTCTTTACCTGCCCGAACG GATGGGAGCTGAAGGGCATCCACTGTTACAAATTCTTCAACATCAGGCATTCATGGGAAAAGGCAGCGGAACTATGCAGAAG ATACGGCAGCGAACTGATGGTTATCGAGTCCTACGGCGAGAACAATGTGTCGGCCAGTATGGTCGGCCGACACTTGGACCGCTACTGGCTCGGACTGGCATCCTTGGACGACCTGAGGACCAACACTCTGGAATCGGCGGCTGGCATGCTCGTCTCGCAATATGCTG GTTTCTGGGCGCCGAGACAACCGAATCCCCGATCAGGTGAATGCGTCGACGTCAAAGTTACGGACGACCAGCATCAATCTTGGGAGCTCACGACATGCGAGTCTCTTCTTCCTTTCATGTGCCGTGCCAACGCCTGTCCAGCAG GCTCGTTTCACTGCTCGAACGGCAAGTGCATCAACAGTGCCTTCAAGTGCGACAAACAGGACGACTGCGGGGATTTCTCCGACGAGATGGACTGTCCGCAAAACTGTCAATTCTACGGGGCGAGCAGCGGCGACGTCGTCGAGAGTCCGAATTACCCACACAAGTACATGCCTCTGAGCAACTGCAAGTGGACTCTGGAAGGTCCACAAGGGCACAACATCCTCCTGCAGTTCCAGGAGTTCGAAACGGAGAAGAGCTTCGACATCGTGCAGATCCTCGTGGGCGGAAGGACCGAGGAAAAGTCTGTAAACTTGGCGACGCTCTCCGGCAAGCAGGAGCTCAGCAACAAGCTCTTCGTCTCGGCCTCGAACTTCATGATCATCAAGTTCAGCACCGATGGCTCGGTCGAGCGCAAGGGATTCCGTGCCTCCTGGAAAACGGAACCGCAGACCTGTGGCGGTATGCTCAGGGCCACGCCCCAGGGTCAGGTGCTCACTTCGCCCGGTTATCCGCAGAATTATCCCGGAGGCTTGGAATGCCTCTACATCATTCAGGCGCAGCCCGGAAGAATTTTGTCGCTTGAG ATCGAAGATTTGGATCTGGAGACCAACCGCGACTACATCTTGATTAGAGACGGAGAGTCGCCCATGAGCCGACCGATCGCCAGATTGACTGGCGATTCCGATGACAATCCGAAGGTCATCATGTCGACTGGTAGCAACCTGTATCTTTACTTCAAAACCAGCCTTGGCGATTCCAAACGCGGCTTCAGCATTCGCTACACCCAGGGATGCAAGGCCACGATCGTCGCGCGCAACGGCACCGTGCAATCGCCTTCTTATGGTCTCAACGACTACCCCAACAACCAAGAATGCTTGTACCGAGTTAAGAACCCCAAGGGAGGACCTCTATCCCTAAAATTCGACAACTTCAACGTTCACAAGACTGATTACGTACAG GTTTACGATGGATCTAACATGAACGGACTGAGACTGCACTCTGGCAACGGATTCACCTCGAACACACGACCAAAGATTACTCTCACCGCTGAAAGCGGAGAGATGCTGATTAGATTTGTTTCGGACGCTCTGCACAGTAGCACTGGATGGCAAGCTTCCTTCTCAGCTG ATTGCCCACCGCTGCAACCAGGTGAAGGAGCAATGGCCTCTAGCCGCGACACAGCCTTCGGCACAGTCGTCACCTTCTCTTGCCCACTTGGCCAAGAGTTCGCAACTGGAAAAGCCAAAATCACGACCGAATGTCTGCCTAGTGGAAACTGGTCCATCACCTACATTCCCAAATGCCAAGAGGTGTACTGCGGTCCAGTTCCGCAGATCGACAACGGCTTCTCCATTGGATCCTCCAACGTCACTTACCGAGGAGTTGCCACTTACCAGTGTTACGCCGGATTCGCCTTCCCCACTGGCAGACCTACCGAGAAGATCTCTTGTCTCGCTGATGGCATGTGGGAGAAGAAACCCGCTTGTCTGGCTTCCCAATGTCCTCCACTTCCTGAAGCTCCTCATGCCAACCTCACCATCTTGAACGGCGGAGGAAGAAGCTACGGAACCATCGTGCGATTCGAATGTGAACCTGGCTACGTAAGAAGTGGTCATCCAGTGATCCTTTGCATGAGCAACGGAACGTGGTCCGACGATGTTCCAGTCTGTTCTC GCGCGAAGTGCCCAATCATCCCTACAATCAAAAACGGCTTCGTCGTCGACTCCTCGAAGGACTACTACTTCGGCGACGATGCTAGAGTACAGTGCAACAGGGGCTACAAGCTATCCGGATCCAACATTATAAGCTGCGGCACCGCTCAGCGATTCGAGAACGTACCCACGTGCGAAG ATATTAACGAATGCGCCTCGAGCCAATGCGATCTTGCCTCGACGGAATGCATAAACACACCCGGCGCATTCACGTGCAAGTGTAAACCAGGTTTCTCTTCGACAATGGAATGCCGGCCGATAGGAGATCTGGGTCTGATTAACGGTGGCATTCCCGACGAGTCGATCACCGTATCCAGCTCCGAGAACGGATATACAAAATCG GGCATCCGATTAAACAACGGTGACGGCTGGTGTGGCAACAGCGTAGAGCCTGGTGCAAACTGGGTCACGATCGACATGAAGGCACCCACCATAATTCGTGGTTTCAGAACACAAGTGGTCGCTCGTGCTGACGGAAACATTGCGTTCACCACAGCCGTGCGAATCCAGTACACCGACAACCTAACCGACATTTTCAAAGATTACACAAATCCCGACGGTACGCCCGTCGAATTCCGTATACTCGAGGCAACGCTCTCGGTTCTCAATCTGCCCGTGCCCATCGAGACCAGATTTATCAGATTCCGCGTCCAGGATTACGTTAGCGCGCCCTGCATGAAGCTGGAAATCATGGGATGTACTCGACTCGAGTGTACGGACATCAACGAGTGCGCCATGGGTAACGGAGGCTGTCATCAGAAGTGTATCAACAATCCGGGTAGCTTCACGTGCTCTTGCAATACCGGCTTCGAGCTTTACAAAGGCAACGGAACCGCTGGTTTCGCGATCGAGAAATCCGAGACTGGAGAACGGGACGGCGATCTCTATCAGAGAAACAAGACCTGCGTTCCTGTTATGTGCCCTGCTCTGCCTGCTCCTGAAAATGGAAAGATTCTGGCTACCAAG GCTCAATATCACTTCGGCGATCTTGTGAGATTCCAATGCGACTTTGGATACGTTCTTGCTGGATCGTCCGCCGTACTTTGCACGTCCACTGGATCATGGAACGGCACAACTCCAGAATGTCAAT ATGCCAAATGCGTATCTCTACCTGACGACAAAAACGAAGGACTATCGGTCATCCGAACTGACGAGACCAGCGTTCTGGTCCCATTCAAACAAAACGTAACTCTCAAGTGTAACAACAATGGACGTTCTCTTCGTAATACCGCAACTTCCAGCTTCCGCCAATGTGTATACGACCCCAAGCCTGGTTACCCCGACTACTGGCTATCAGGAACCACACCAGCTTGCCCAAGAGCCGATTGTGGAAAGCCTCTTCCAACTCCTGGTGCTGAATATGGACAATACATGGACACGAAATACCAATCATCCTTCTTCTTCGGCTGTCAAGACACCTTCAAACTGGCTGGACAAACCAACCGCCATGACAACGTGGTTCGTTGCCAAGCCAACGGAGTCTGGGACTTTGGAAACCTTCGCTGTGAAGGGCCAGTTTGCGAAGACCCTGGCAGACCAGCCGATGGCTACCAGGTTGCAAGAAGTTACGAACAAAGCTCCGAAGTTCAATTTGGATGCTCCAGACCAGGTTACATTCTGATCAACCCAAGACCGATCGTCTGCGTCCGAGAGCCAGAGTGCAAGGTTGTCAAACCTTTGGGCTTGGCTTCTGGGAAGATCCCAGATTCTGCTATCAATGCAACTTCCGAAAGACCTAACTACGAAGCTAAGAACATCAGGCTCAACTCCGTTACCGGATGGTGTGGAAAACAGGAAGCTTTCACCTACGTCAGCGTTGACATGGGACGCGTATATAGAATCAAGGCCATTTTGGTCAAGGGAGTCGTGACCAACGACATCGTGGGAAGACCCACCGAAATTCGATTCTTCTACAAACAGGCTGAGAGTGAAAACTACGTCGTCTACTTCCCGAACTTCAATCTCACCATGCGTGATCCTGGAAACTACGGAGAGCTCGCAATGATCACTCTGCCCAAATACGTCCAAGCTAGATTCGTCATTCTTGGGATCGTCAGTTACATGGACAACGCTTGCTTGAAATTCGAGCTCATGGGATGCGACGAACCAGTTGCAGAGCCTCTTCTTGGATACGATTACGGATTCTCACCTTGCGTTGACAACGAGCCACCGGTATTCCAAAACTGTCCGCAACAACCTATTATGGTACAGAAGGGACCAGATGGAGGCTTACTTCCGGTTAACTTCACCGAGCCTACAGCTATTGACAACAGTGGTAGCATTGCCAGACTCGAAGTCAAACCTCAGAGTTTCAAGACACCAATCCGAGTATTTGAAGATACCGTTGTTAAATACATTGCTTACGATTACGACGGCAATGTAGCCATTTGCGAAATCAACATTACCGTACCTG ATGTAACTCCACCAAAACTAAGTTGCCCACAGAGTTACGTAATAGAGCTTGTGGACAGACAGGACAGCTACAACGTAAACTTCAACGAGACTCGTCGTAGAATCAACACTACCGATGCCTCTGGGCCAGTAAAAATCACTTTCGTGCCAGAGCGAGCTGTGATTCCGATTGGAGGTTTTGAAAACGTAACCGTATACGCAACCGACTCCAGTGGAAACAGAGCCTACTGTCATTTCCAAGTATCAGTCCAAGCTACGCCTTGCGTGGATTGGGAATTGAAACCACCTGCAAATGGAGGACTCAAGTGCCTTCCTAACGACAAGGGACTTCAGTGCATTGCAACTTGTAAGGCTGGATACAGGTTTACCGATGGCGCTCCTGTGAAGACTTTCTCTTGCGACGTGCAGAGACACTGGGCTCCAGCGTCTGTCGTGCCAGACTGCGTTTCTGAAA ATACTCAACAAGCTGATTATCACGTGATTGCCTCGGTAACGTACCGAGCGAATGGAGCCGTTTCCCGACCATGCTTACCACAGTACCAAGACCTGATGTCCCAGTACTACATGAATCTGAACACCATATTGACTCAGCGTTGCTCTGCTGTCAACGTTCACATGAATGTCTCGTTCGTAAGATCCTTGCCAACACTTCTGGAAGAGAACGTTCTGAAGATGGACTTCGTACTATCGATCATTCCCGCTATCAAACAACCACAACTTTACGACCTTTGTGGCTCCACTTTGAACTTGATCTTCGACCTTTCCGTACCTTATGCCAGTGCTGTAATTGAACCTCTGTTGAATGTCTCGGCTATCGGTAACCAGTGTCCTCCACTCCGAGCGCTCAAGTCATCCATCTCACGTGGATTCACGTGTAGCATTGGCGAAGTATTAAACATGGACACAAACGACGTTCCACGATGCT TGCACTGTCCGGCAGGAACATTCGCTGGTGAGAAGCAAAAGCAGTGTACGTCCTGTCCCAAAGGCTTCTACCAAAACAGCGACCGCCAAGGTTCCTGCTTGCGTTGTCCCTTCGGAACCTACACCAAAGAAGAGGGCTCCAAGAGCATCGATGACTGCATCCCTGTTTGCGGTTACGGAACATACTCACCCACAGGTCTCGTACCCTGTCTGGAATGTCCAAGAAACAGCTACAGTGGCGAACCACCAATCGGTGGCTTCAAGGACTGCCAAACTTGCCCAGCTGGCACGTTCACCTACCAACCAGCAGCTCCAGGCAAAGACAGATGTCAGGCCAAGTGTTCCCCAGGAATGTACTCCGATACCGGACTCGCCCCATGCGCCCAGTGTCCCAAGGACTTCTTCCAACCTCAGCACGGCGCCACCACCTGCAACGAGTGCCCGACCAACATGTACACCGATAAACCCGGCGCAGTTGGCCGTGAAGAGTGCAAACCCGTCCAGTGCACCGATAACATCTGCCAACACGGTGGCTTATGCGTACCCATGGGTCACGGAGTTCAGTGCTTCTGCCCTGCCGGATTCTCCGGAAAACGTTGTGAAATCGACATCGACGAGTGCTCCTCGCAGCCTTGTTACAACGGTGCTACCTGCATCGACTTGCCACAAGGCTACAGGTGCCAGTGCGCTAACGGATATTCCGGTATTAACTGTCAGGAGGAGAAGTCCGACTGCAAAAATGATACCTGTCCCGAGAGAGCCATGTGCAAAGACGAGCCAGGATTCAACAACTACACGTGCCTCTGCAGATCCGGTTATACCGGTGTTGATTGCGACATTACT ATTAATCCTTGCACTTCGAACGGCAACCCGTGCAACAACGGAGCTAGCTGTGTTCCTCTACAGCAGGGCCGTTACAAGTGCGAATGTCTGCCTGGTTGGGAAGGACAGAGCTGCGAGATTAATACCGACGATTGTGCTGAACGTCCCTGCCTTCTGGGAGCTAACTGTACCGATTTAGTGGACGACTTCACCTGTGACTGTCCACCCGGCTTCACTGGAAAACGTTGTCATGAGAAGATCGACCTTTGCTCCGGAAACCCTTGCTTGAACGGCATTTGCGTGGACAAGCTCTTTAACCACGAGTGCATCTGTCATCCGGGCTGGACTGGTCCAGCTTGCGAGATCAACATCAACGAGTGCGCCGGCAAACCGTGCCGCAACAACGGCCAGTGTACCGACCAGATCGACGACTACACTTGTACCTGCGAACCTGGCTACACTGGCAAGCAGTGCCAGCACACGATCGATGACTGCGCTTCCAATCCTTGCGTCAACGGTGGTACCTGCATTGACCAGCTCGAGGGCTTCACTTGCAAGTGCCGTCCAGGATTCGTTGGTCTTCAGTGCGAAGCCGAAATCGACGAGTGTCTCAGCGATCCTTGCAGCCCTGTTGGAACAGAACGCTGTGTCGATCTGGACAACCAATTCGTCTGCCAATGCAGAGAAGGCTTCACCGGAGCTACTTGCGAAACCAACATTGACGACTGTATGTCCGACCCTTGTCTCAACGGAGCCACCTGTCGGGACGAAATTGGAGGATTCAAGTGTATGTGCAGAGAGGGATGGACTGGAATCAAATGTGAGACTGACGTGGGAACCTGCCAGAACAAGCCCTGTCAAAACGACGCTGCCTGCGTTGATTTGTTCCAAGACTTCTTCTGTGT ATGCCCATCTGGAACTGATGGAAAACGTTGCGAGACCGCACCCGAACGATGCATCGGCAACCCTTGCATGCACAATGGACGTTGCCAAGACTTTGGATCTGGTCTCAATTGCACTTGTCCAGATGACTATACCGGAATCGGTTGCCAATACGAATACGACGCTTGCCAAGCTGGTGCTTGCAAGAACGGTGCTACTTGCATCGATAACGGTGCTGGATTTACTTGCATTTGTCCACATGGATACACCGGCAAAACTTGCGAGGAAGACATCGTCGACTGCAAGGAGAATTCCTGTCCTCCATCGGCTACTTGCATCGATCTTACTGGCAAATTCTTCTGCCAATGTCCATTCAACTTGACTGGTGATGACTGTCGAAAAT CCATCCAAGTCGACTACGACCTCTACTTCAGCGACCCAACTCGCAGCAGTGCGATGCAAGTGATTCCATTCTTCACTGGAGCCAAGAAGAGTTTGACCATCGCTATGTGGGTGCAATTCACTCAGCGCGACGAGGCTGGCATCTTCTTCACCCTGTATGCCGTCAGCTCTCCTCACGTTCCTACCAACCGTAGACCAATGATGCAAGCTCATAGCAACGGTGTTCAAGTTTCGATCTTCCACGATCTGCAAGACGTGTACTTACCATTCAGGGAATACGCCACTATAAACGACGGACAATGGCATCACATCGCCGTTATTTGGAACGGTGAAAACGGCGGTGAATTGACTCTCATCACGGAAGGTCTGATTGCCAGCAAGACCGAAGGCTACGGTAGCGGAAGAACTCTACCCTCATA CGCCTGGGCTGTCCTGGGTAAGCCACGCAGCGAAGTTGGCAAAGGCTATACGGAGTCTGGCTTTCAAGGTCACCTTACCAAGGTTCAAATCTGGGAGCGAGCTCTTCACGTGACCAACGAAATCCAGAAACAAGTCCGCGACTGCCGTACCGAGCCAGTCCTCTACCAAGGTCTCGTGCTCACCTGGGCCGGCTACGACGAAACCGTTGGTGGAGTCGAGCGAATCGCACCATCGCACTGTGGTCAGCGAGTCTGCCCACCAGGTTATGGTGGCAGCAAGTGCCAACAGTTGGAGTCCGACAAGATACCACCTAAGATCGAACACTGCCCTGGTGACCTGTGGGTCATTGCCAAGAATGGATCGTCAATCGTTACGTGGGACGAGCCGAAGTTCAGTGACAACGTTGGCGTTGTCAGGGTTCAGGAGAAGAGTGGACACAGATCTGGACAGACGCTTCTGTGGGGATCATACGACATCAGCTATGTGGCTTACGATCAGGCTGGAAACTCTGCCAGCTGTAACTTCAAAGTTTACGTACTTC ATGACTTCTGTCCTGAATTACCTGATCCTATTGGTGGAATGCAGCAATGCAAGGACTGGGGCGCGGGCGGTCAGTTCAAGGTTTGCGAGATTTCTTGCAATGCTGGACTTAGGTTTGCGCAAGAGGTGCCCAAGTTCTACACTTGCGGAGCTGAAGGTTTCTGGCGGCCAACCAACAACCCCGGCCTGCCACTTGTCTACCCTGCTTGTACAA GCGCTTCTCCCGCTCAACGTGTATTTAAAATCAGAATGAACTTTCCTACGTCTGTACTCTGTAATGAGGCTGGACAAGAGGTGCTGAAACAGAAGGTCAGACACGCTGTCAACTCGTTAAACAGGGACTGGAACTTCTGTTCTAACTCATTCGAAG GAACCCGGGAGTGCAGAGACTTGAACATCAACGTTCAGTGTGACCATCGTGCACGAACCGCCAGACAGGCGTCGACTGAAGACGATGCCGGAACTTACACGATCTCTGTTGACGTACTTGCCGAGCC AACGAGACAAGCTCGCCAAGGCAGTGATACGTACGAAGTGGAAATTTCCTTCCCAGCAATAAA CGATCCGATCCTGAATTCGAACTCGAACGAACGAGCCACCGTTCAGAACCTCCTCGAGAAGCTGATTCTCGAGGAAGACCAATTCGATGTCCACGACATCCTACCCAACACCGTACCCGACCCAGCCTCTCTAGTCTTAGAATCCGATTACGCTTGCCCCGTCGGACAAGTGGTCATGGCTCCCGATTGTG TACCTTGCGCGATCGGCAGCTACTACGACACGACGACGAAGAAGTGCGAGTCCTGCCCGGTGGCGACCTACCAGAGCGAGTCCGGCCAGCTAAAGTGCAGCTCGTGCCCGGTGATCGCGGGCCGTCCCTCGGTGACGATCGGTCCCGGGGCTCGCAGCGCCGCCGACTGCAAGGAGCGCTGTCCCGCCGGTAAATACTACGACGACGCGGCCGGTCTGTGCCGTAGCTGCGGTCACGGCTTCTACCAGCCCGAGGAGGGCAGCTTCTCGTGTCTGCTCTGCGGCCTCGGCAAGACGACGCGAACCGCCGAGGCTGTCTCGCGCGAGGAGTGTCGCGACGAGTGCGGCTCCGGACAACAGCTCGCCGTCGAGGGCAAGTGCGAGCCCTGCCCCAGAGGCACCTACAGGACCCAGGGTGTTCAGGCCGCCTGCCAGGCTTGTCCACTCGGAAGGACGACGCCGAACCTCGGCTCGGCCGCCGTCGAGGAGTGCTCGCTGCCGGTCTGCGAGCCGGGATCTCACCTCAACGGCACACTCAACGAGTGCGTCGAGTGCAAGAAGGGCACCTACCAGCCCGAGGCCCAGCAGACCTCCTGCATACCCTGCCCACCCAATACCAGTACCAAAGGACCCTCGGCT ACCAGCAAAGCCGAGTGCACGAACCCCTGCGAGGTGAACGGCGAAGAGATGCACTGCGACGCTAACGCCTACTGTCTGCTCATCCCCGAGACGAGCGACTTCAAGTGCGAGTGCAAACCCGGCTACAACGGCACGGGCCACGAGTGCGTCGACGTGTGTCTCGGCTACTGCGACAACGAGGGTGTCTGCCTCAAGG